The following are encoded in a window of Lacinutrix sp. WUR7 genomic DNA:
- a CDS encoding nitrate/nitrite transporter: protein MKPSQLILPIIVISQFCCTSLWFAGNSVINDLIFNFNLKADALGHLTSAVQFGFIIGTLIFAILTIADRFSPSKVFLISAVLGALFNLGVIYPANNLTSLLILRFFTGFFLAGIYPVGMKIAADYYQKRLGKSLGFLVGALVIGTAFPHVLNQMTDTFSWKYVILATSSLALLGGLLMVFLVPDGPYRKPSQKTDLSIFLGVFKNREFRSVSFGYFGHMWELYAFWTFVPIMLKKYSTEHDLVQFNIPLLSFIIIGIGGFACILSGYIAQTKGTKKTAFVALLLSCFCCLISPLFFSSNFENLFIAFLIFWGMVVIADSPLLSTLVAQNAAPQIKGTALTIVNCIGFSITIISIQLITRLLQLTDSNSIYTILAIGPIFGLIMLRKKNTLKL from the coding sequence ATGAAACCATCCCAGTTAATACTTCCTATTATTGTAATCTCTCAGTTTTGCTGTACTTCCCTTTGGTTTGCTGGAAATAGCGTTATAAATGATTTAATTTTCAATTTTAACCTGAAAGCAGATGCTTTAGGGCATTTAACTTCTGCTGTACAATTCGGATTTATTATTGGTACACTAATTTTTGCTATTCTTACTATTGCCGATCGTTTTTCACCTTCCAAAGTATTTTTAATTAGTGCTGTACTTGGCGCACTATTTAACTTAGGTGTAATCTATCCTGCTAATAACTTAACAAGTTTACTAATCCTTCGCTTTTTTACTGGTTTTTTTCTTGCAGGAATTTATCCTGTTGGAATGAAAATAGCTGCAGATTATTATCAAAAAAGACTGGGTAAATCCCTTGGTTTTTTAGTTGGTGCATTGGTAATAGGAACTGCTTTTCCGCATGTATTAAATCAAATGACAGATACTTTTTCGTGGAAATATGTAATCCTTGCAACTTCCTCTCTAGCCCTATTAGGAGGATTATTAATGGTCTTTCTAGTTCCAGATGGTCCCTACAGAAAACCTAGTCAAAAAACAGATCTTTCCATTTTTTTAGGTGTTTTTAAAAATAGAGAATTTCGATCTGTATCTTTTGGCTACTTTGGACACATGTGGGAATTATATGCATTTTGGACCTTTGTACCAATAATGCTAAAAAAATATAGTACGGAACACGATCTCGTACAATTCAACATACCATTACTGTCCTTTATAATAATAGGAATTGGTGGTTTCGCATGTATTCTTAGTGGCTATATTGCACAAACAAAAGGAACCAAAAAAACAGCATTTGTAGCACTACTTTTATCTTGTTTTTGTTGCCTTATTTCACCATTATTCTTTTCTAGTAATTTTGAAAATCTATTTATTGCTTTTCTTATTTTTTGGGGAATGGTAGTTATTGCAGATTCTCCTCTATTATCTACATTAGTAGCTCAAAATGCAGCACCCCAAATAAAAGGCACAGCGCTTACTATTGTGAATTGTATTGGATTTTCAATAACCATAATTAGTATTCAACTTATTACTAGATTACTTCAATTAACAGACTCTAACAGCATTTATACCATCTTAGCAATAGGTCCTATTTTTGGTTTGATTATGCTACGGAAGAAAAACACCTTAAAATTATAA
- a CDS encoding gamma-glutamylcyclotransferase family protein gives MPKLFSYGTLQMKKVQQDVFGRILIGSNEVLEKFILSQIKITDPKVIASSGTNIHPILEYTGNIKDCVKGTLLELTDEELIHADTYEVDDYKRAEITFKSGETGFVYLKNNE, from the coding sequence ATGCCAAAACTATTCTCTTACGGAACGCTTCAAATGAAAAAAGTGCAACAAGATGTCTTTGGAAGAATTTTAATAGGAAGTAATGAAGTCTTAGAGAAATTCATCCTATCTCAAATAAAAATTACCGATCCAAAAGTAATTGCCTCTAGTGGTACTAACATACATCCAATTCTGGAATATACTGGAAATATAAAAGATTGCGTAAAAGGAACTTTATTAGAATTGACAGATGAAGAATTAATCCATGCAGACACATACGAAGTAGACGATTATAAACGTGCTGAAATTACTTTTAAATCTGGTGAAACTGGTTTTGTATATTTAAAAAATAACGAATAA
- a CDS encoding DUF4159 domain-containing protein: protein MKIYLSFLFTLFSFFLFSQEIAILKYKGGGDWYSNPTALPNLIAFCNNNINTKITAKPETVETGSTDIFQFPFLHMTGHGNVFFSEAEAENLHNYLISGGFLHIDDNYGMQQYVTKELKKVFPNQELVELPANHEIFNMAYSFPKGLPKIHEHDGKRPQAFGLFHENRLVLLFTVESDLGDGWEDAAVHNDPAEVREKALKMGANIIKYAFSN, encoded by the coding sequence ATGAAGATCTACTTGTCTTTTCTCTTTACTCTTTTTTCTTTTTTTTTATTTTCCCAAGAAATAGCCATTTTAAAATATAAAGGTGGTGGCGATTGGTATAGTAATCCTACAGCATTACCAAACTTAATTGCATTTTGTAATAATAACATTAATACAAAAATTACTGCTAAGCCAGAAACGGTGGAAACTGGCAGTACTGATATTTTTCAGTTTCCTTTTTTACACATGACAGGTCACGGAAATGTGTTTTTTAGCGAAGCAGAAGCAGAAAACCTTCACAACTATTTAATTTCTGGTGGTTTTTTGCATATTGATGACAACTACGGCATGCAACAATATGTTACCAAAGAATTAAAAAAAGTATTCCCAAATCAAGAATTAGTAGAGCTTCCTGCAAATCATGAAATTTTTAACATGGCGTATTCCTTTCCTAAAGGATTACCAAAAATTCATGAGCACGATGGTAAAAGACCGCAAGCCTTTGGTTTATTTCATGAAAACAGATTAGTATTACTTTTTACTGTGGAAAGTGATTTAGGTGATGGCTGGGAAGATGCAGCGGTACATAATGATCCTGCAGAAGTAAGAGAAAAAGCTCTAAAAATGGGAGCGAATATTATTAAATATGCTTTTTCTAATTAA
- a CDS encoding 16S rRNA (uracil(1498)-N(3))-methyltransferase, which yields MQLFYNPDITENTTEFSFNKEESKHIVKVLRKSVDQTLQITNGNGWLFTAQIIVADIKNCVVHIMDKKLQAKKNYNLHLAVAPTKMNDRYEWFLEKATEIGIDSITPIICDHSERKIIKPERFEKIIQSATKQSLNCYLPKLNPAIAFKDFIKQDFSGNLFIAHCEETDRKSLKNELKAKQDITILIGPEGDFSVKEIEQALQSHFIPVTLGETRLRTETAAIVACHSVAYTNE from the coding sequence ATGCAATTATTTTATAATCCAGACATCACAGAAAACACCACAGAATTCTCTTTTAATAAAGAGGAAAGCAAGCACATTGTAAAAGTGCTACGTAAATCGGTAGACCAAACCTTGCAAATTACTAATGGAAATGGTTGGCTATTTACGGCACAAATTATTGTTGCAGATATCAAAAATTGTGTAGTACATATAATGGATAAAAAATTACAAGCTAAAAAAAACTATAATCTTCATCTTGCTGTAGCTCCTACAAAAATGAACGATCGTTACGAGTGGTTTTTAGAAAAAGCTACCGAAATTGGCATTGATAGCATCACTCCTATTATTTGTGATCATAGCGAACGTAAAATTATTAAGCCAGAACGTTTCGAAAAAATAATACAGTCGGCAACCAAGCAATCGCTAAACTGTTACCTACCAAAATTAAATCCAGCAATTGCTTTTAAAGACTTTATAAAACAAGACTTTTCTGGCAACCTATTTATTGCACATTGTGAAGAAACGGATAGAAAATCGCTTAAAAACGAATTGAAAGCCAAACAAGATATTACTATTCTAATTGGTCCTGAAGGTGATTTTTCTGTTAAAGAAATCGAGCAAGCTCTTCAGTCTCATTTTATTCCTGTAACTTTGGGAGAAACCCGATTACGTACAGAGACTGCAGCAATTGTTGCTTGTCATTCTGTTGCATATACAAATGAATAA
- a CDS encoding peptidylprolyl isomerase produces the protein MNKLLLVALLFSITISAQDAQVKDFDSIANIKEAKEYIKENKSKKNKIVTFNEAKHQTGLAVELYKSGRAIVKSDTEKTKYKVVEKTTTTNYRVSYIFFDGLKMTISQINATRDKILKKYKEGTPFSQLAKQYSMDDNANHGGDLGWFEKGITHPTFEAEIADSIYKIGDVFTIDIVQNQWYYVVLKTFDPKEIQEIKVLKIVEPLK, from the coding sequence ATGAATAAATTATTATTAGTAGCCTTATTATTTTCTATTACTATTTCTGCTCAAGATGCACAAGTCAAAGATTTTGATTCTATTGCAAACATAAAAGAAGCAAAAGAATACATTAAAGAAAACAAATCTAAAAAGAATAAAATTGTTACGTTTAATGAAGCAAAGCATCAAACAGGATTAGCTGTAGAATTGTATAAAAGCGGACGAGCTATTGTAAAAAGTGATACTGAAAAAACAAAATATAAAGTCGTAGAAAAAACCACAACTACAAATTACAGAGTTAGTTATATTTTCTTTGATGGTTTAAAAATGACTATTTCTCAAATTAATGCTACTAGAGATAAAATACTTAAAAAATATAAAGAAGGAACCCCTTTTAGCCAATTAGCAAAACAATACTCTATGGATGACAATGCAAATCATGGAGGAGATTTAGGTTGGTTTGAAAAAGGCATTACACATCCAACTTTTGAGGCAGAAATTGCAGATAGCATTTATAAAATTGGAGATGTTTTCACCATAGATATTGTACAAAACCAATGGTATTATGTAGTTTTAAAAACCTTTGATCCAAAAGAGATTCAAGAAATAAAAGTATTAAAAATTGTAGAACCTTTAAAATAA
- a CDS encoding TfoX/Sxy family protein — MAYNEQLANRIKEQLRYYSEAFTEKKMFGGISFLYQGKMTVGVMKQDLMVRIIADKMEIELAKDFVRPMDFTKKPIKEFVYVSLNGIKTETQLLHYLELGLEHAKSKL, encoded by the coding sequence ATGGCATATAACGAGCAACTTGCAAACAGAATTAAAGAACAACTCCGTTATTATTCGGAAGCGTTTACAGAAAAGAAAATGTTTGGAGGAATTTCGTTTTTATATCAAGGAAAAATGACTGTTGGTGTTATGAAACAGGATTTGATGGTTCGAATTATTGCCGATAAAATGGAAATAGAATTAGCAAAAGACTTTGTAAGACCAATGGATTTTACAAAAAAACCAATCAAAGAATTTGTATACGTTTCTTTAAATGGTATTAAAACCGAAACACAACTCTTACACTACCTCGAATTAGGTTTAGAACACGCAAAAAGCAAATTATAA
- the tsaD gene encoding tRNA (adenosine(37)-N6)-threonylcarbamoyltransferase complex transferase subunit TsaD, whose protein sequence is MSSQNIYILAIESSCDDTAASILLNGKVLSNVVASQKIHEEYGGVVPELASRAHQQNIVPVVHQAIEKAEITKEMLHAIAFTRGPGLMGSLLVGTSFAKSLAFGLNIPLIDVNHMQAHILAHFIDEEGFSKPPFPFLGMTISGGHTQIVKVSNYFEMEVIGETIDDAVGEAFDKSGKILGLGYPAGPEIDRRAKLGNPKAFAFTKPRVAGLNFSFSGLKTAILYFIQKQVKINPNFIEENLNDICASIQYTIIGILIDKLKLATKETGINHIAIGGGVSANSGIREALKNGEQKFGWTTYVPKFEFTTDNAAMIGIVGYLKYLEGDFTEQDVTASSRLKI, encoded by the coding sequence ATGTCCTCACAAAATATTTACATACTTGCAATTGAGTCCTCTTGCGACGATACAGCAGCTTCTATCTTACTAAACGGCAAGGTTTTAAGTAATGTTGTAGCCAGTCAAAAAATACACGAAGAATATGGTGGCGTGGTTCCAGAATTAGCTTCTAGAGCACACCAACAAAATATTGTTCCAGTGGTGCATCAAGCCATTGAAAAAGCTGAAATAACGAAAGAAATGCTTCATGCCATTGCATTTACAAGAGGTCCCGGATTAATGGGCTCTTTACTTGTTGGAACTTCTTTTGCAAAATCTTTGGCTTTTGGTTTAAATATTCCGCTTATTGATGTCAACCACATGCAAGCGCATATTTTAGCGCATTTTATTGATGAAGAAGGTTTTAGTAAACCTCCTTTTCCATTTTTAGGAATGACTATTTCTGGTGGTCATACACAGATTGTGAAGGTTTCCAATTATTTTGAAATGGAAGTCATTGGTGAAACCATAGATGATGCTGTTGGCGAAGCTTTTGATAAAAGTGGAAAAATTCTAGGTCTTGGCTATCCTGCTGGTCCAGAAATTGACCGACGCGCTAAACTAGGCAACCCGAAAGCTTTTGCTTTTACAAAGCCTAGAGTTGCTGGATTAAACTTTAGCTTTTCAGGATTAAAAACTGCGATTTTATATTTCATACAAAAGCAAGTAAAAATAAACCCTAATTTTATTGAAGAAAATCTAAATGATATTTGTGCTTCTATACAGTACACCATCATAGGAATTTTAATAGACAAACTGAAACTTGCAACCAAGGAAACAGGAATTAATCATATTGCTATTGGTGGCGGAGTTTCTGCAAATTCTGGAATTCGAGAAGCGTTGAAAAATGGTGAACAAAAATTTGGTTGGACTACCTATGTTCCTAAATTTGAATTCACTACCGATAATGCTGCAATGATTGGTATTGTTGGTTATTTAAAATATTTAGAAGGTGATTTTACCGAACAAGATGTTACAGCTTCTTCTAGATTGAAGATATAA
- a CDS encoding translocation/assembly module TamB domain-containing protein: MLLLFIILVLVLSIPAVQTRLGKYATNWLNTEYGTNININRVGLQFNGDVELKEILIRDYKKDTLISAVELNTSILNFNNLINSKLAFGDIDLEGLIFNIKTYKGEPESNLNVFVARFDEDNPRKSENTFLMSSSDISIYDGTFRLIDENKETPKILEFSAIDINATNFLINGPNVSTRINTLVFKDSRGLVMKNLSSNFSYTLENITLNDLKLKTTNSSLEGDLKFSYNREDFSDFTNKVLVDANFTDASVALDELNVFYDEFGIGQRANFNAKISGTLNDLNVDNLNLTTNSKTKIYGDLNFKNLFNTADDNFSMHGKFSNLTSNYKSLKALLPNVLGEAIPSVFDKLGNFSINGTTFITTSEIEADLKIETDLGYVVSNLEMKKINDIDNATYKGNIIFDDFDIGTFLNDPNLKKASLNLDVDGKGFTQENLNTQVKGDIYSINYNDYVYQHINVSGNLEDKVFNGKVDSQDKNFKLNFNGLADFSEEINKFDFVANVDYANLKALNFIKKDSMSVFKGIVDMKMQGTTLDNVIGRIQFNKTYYQNDNDEYFFDDFSVESTFENKVRYIKVNSPDIIEGQMSGVFLIGNIDELFINAIGSLYTKYSPYEVSTNQYIDFNFKIYNKIIEVFLPELKLGKNTFVKGRVESDEKEFKLTFKSPKIEWIDYFANAIELQVDNKNPLFNTYIEVDSLHTNVYNISKFNLINVTLNDTLFMRSEFRGGKTNNDLYNLSFYHTKNEANQSIVGFKKSDVTFKGNKWYINEKKNNYNKVTFDPNFENFNLDQFVLNHNEEEIQLSGIINGKNTKDLKLHFKNVFLDNITPDINDLSLKGLVNGSLDVVQQNGNYLPESTITIDDLEVNDLNLGSFAANIKGNQSLTNYTLNASIKDDEKKSFSAIGDIDVSSESSNIDVAILLKDFNLQPLNPFLEGVLRDIRGLATGKVQVTGNLKKPSIDGQLELNKGGLGIPELNVDYSFADKSSVTLNNQSFRFNKIDITDTVYNTKAVLDGRLSHVNFGDWSMNLNLETDRLLVLNTTEDEDRLYYGTGFVGGSASITGPANQLRINVIGATKKGTMFVIPLTDNESFGDNSHIHFLSPEEKQAKLEGIDITTEDISGLELDFDLDVTQDAEIEIVMDKESGSTIRGRGEGGLLVEINTNGKFNMYGDFSVFEGTYKFRYGGIIQKDFTVVPGGTLAWDGSPLKARIDIDAVYKTQANPSPLLDSPINRRIPVNLNISLTGELEKPEPDYNFEFPNLSSTVRSELDYRLESKDDRSNQAIYLLATGSFSSSLSELNVNGTIEERINGIINGLLSDGDNKLQVGLNVELGENTPDYQSDDRLGVTLQTNISDRVRINGKVGVPIGGISQTAVAGDVQIDFLLNEEGTFTANVFNRENSIRNFGEEIGYTQGLGIAYNVDFDTFKELIQIIFKGKKKIAKELEEKEVKEKEANALPDYVGFKRKKDTLN, from the coding sequence TTGCTACTACTTTTCATCATATTGGTGTTGGTGCTTTCTATTCCTGCTGTTCAAACTAGGCTTGGTAAATATGCTACCAATTGGTTAAATACAGAATATGGTACAAACATTAACATTAATAGAGTAGGACTGCAGTTTAATGGAGATGTGGAGCTTAAAGAAATTCTTATTAGAGATTATAAAAAAGATACGCTAATAAGTGCTGTAGAGCTAAATACTTCCATTTTAAATTTTAATAATCTTATTAATAGTAAACTTGCTTTTGGAGATATCGATTTAGAAGGTTTAATTTTTAATATTAAAACCTATAAAGGAGAACCGGAGTCTAATCTAAATGTTTTTGTTGCTCGTTTTGATGAAGATAACCCAAGAAAAAGTGAAAACACTTTTTTAATGTCTTCTAGTGATATTTCTATTTATGATGGCACGTTTCGACTTATTGATGAAAATAAAGAAACTCCAAAAATTTTGGAATTTTCTGCTATTGATATAAACGCCACTAATTTTTTAATTAATGGACCAAACGTAAGTACTAGAATAAATACACTTGTGTTTAAGGATAGTCGTGGTTTGGTTATGAAAAACCTTTCTTCAAATTTTTCGTATACCCTTGAAAATATTACCCTTAATGATTTAAAACTTAAAACAACAAACTCTTCACTAGAAGGAGATTTAAAGTTTTCATATAATAGAGAAGATTTTTCAGACTTTACAAACAAAGTATTAGTAGATGCTAATTTTACAGATGCTAGTGTTGCTTTAGATGAATTAAATGTTTTTTATGACGAATTTGGTATCGGACAACGAGCAAATTTTAATGCAAAAATTTCTGGAACATTAAACGATTTAAATGTTGATAATTTAAACCTGACTACAAACTCCAAAACAAAAATTTACGGAGATCTAAACTTTAAAAACTTGTTTAATACTGCAGATGATAATTTTTCAATGCATGGAAAATTCTCCAATCTTACCTCTAATTATAAATCTTTAAAAGCATTATTGCCTAATGTTTTAGGAGAAGCCATTCCTTCGGTTTTTGATAAACTAGGAAACTTTAGTATTAACGGTACCACCTTTATTACAACTTCGGAAATAGAAGCAGATCTTAAAATTGAGACAGATTTAGGCTATGTGGTTTCTAATCTAGAAATGAAAAAAATTAACGACATTGATAATGCAACGTATAAAGGAAATATTATATTCGATGACTTTGATATTGGTACTTTTTTAAACGACCCAAATCTTAAAAAAGCTTCTTTAAATCTAGATGTGGACGGAAAAGGTTTCACACAAGAAAACCTAAATACACAAGTAAAAGGCGATATTTATTCTATAAACTACAACGATTATGTATACCAACACATTAATGTTTCTGGTAATTTAGAGGATAAAGTATTTAACGGAAAAGTAGACTCTCAAGACAAAAATTTTAAACTTAATTTTAATGGTCTTGCAGATTTTTCGGAAGAAATAAACAAATTCGATTTTGTTGCCAATGTAGATTATGCCAATCTAAAAGCTTTAAACTTTATTAAAAAAGACAGCATGTCGGTGTTTAAAGGTATTGTAGATATGAAAATGCAAGGCACAACTTTAGATAATGTTATTGGTAGAATACAATTTAATAAAACCTATTATCAAAATGATAATGATGAATATTTCTTTGATGATTTTTCCGTAGAATCTACATTTGAGAATAAGGTAAGATATATAAAAGTAAACTCCCCAGATATTATTGAAGGACAAATGAGTGGTGTTTTTCTTATCGGTAATATCGATGAATTATTTATTAACGCTATTGGTAGTTTATATACTAAATATAGTCCTTATGAGGTTTCTACAAATCAATATATAGACTTTAATTTTAAGATTTATAATAAGATTATTGAGGTCTTTTTGCCTGAATTAAAACTAGGTAAAAACACCTTTGTAAAAGGAAGAGTAGAAAGCGATGAAAAAGAATTTAAACTCACCTTTAAATCTCCTAAAATAGAATGGATAGATTACTTTGCAAATGCTATCGAGTTGCAAGTAGATAATAAAAATCCATTATTTAATACTTATATAGAAGTAGATAGTTTGCATACGAATGTGTATAATATTTCAAAATTTAATCTGATTAATGTTACTCTTAATGATACGCTTTTTATGCGTTCAGAATTTAGAGGAGGAAAAACAAATAACGATTTATACAACCTAAGTTTCTATCATACTAAAAACGAAGCAAACCAGTCTATTGTTGGTTTTAAAAAATCGGATGTAACCTTTAAAGGAAACAAATGGTACATCAATGAAAAGAAAAATAATTATAACAAAGTAACTTTCGATCCTAATTTTGAAAACTTCAATCTAGATCAATTTGTTCTGAACCATAATGAAGAAGAAATTCAACTTTCTGGAATTATAAATGGTAAAAACACCAAAGATTTAAAGCTGCATTTTAAGAATGTATTTTTAGATAATATAACGCCAGATATTAATGATTTAAGTCTAAAAGGATTAGTAAATGGTTCCTTAGATGTGGTACAACAAAACGGAAATTACCTTCCAGAATCTACCATAACTATTGATGATTTAGAAGTAAACGATTTAAATTTAGGTTCTTTTGCTGCAAACATAAAAGGAAATCAATCTTTAACCAATTATACTTTAAATGCTAGTATTAAAGATGATGAGAAAAAATCGTTTAGTGCTATAGGAGATATCGATGTATCTTCAGAGTCATCTAATATTGATGTTGCAATTCTTTTAAAAGATTTCAACTTACAACCATTAAACCCGTTTTTAGAAGGTGTTTTAAGAGATATTAGAGGTTTAGCAACAGGAAAAGTGCAAGTGACAGGGAACTTGAAAAAACCAAGTATAGATGGTCAATTAGAGCTAAATAAAGGAGGGTTAGGTATTCCAGAGCTAAATGTAGATTATAGCTTTGCCGATAAATCTTCGGTTACTTTAAACAATCAATCTTTTAGATTTAATAAAATAGATATTACAGATACGGTGTATAATACCAAAGCAGTATTAGACGGAAGATTAAGTCATGTAAATTTTGGCGATTGGAGCATGAATTTAAATCTAGAAACAGATAGACTTTTAGTTTTAAATACAACAGAAGATGAAGACCGATTATATTACGGAACTGGATTTGTAGGTGGTAGCGCAAGTATTACTGGTCCAGCAAACCAACTAAGAATAAATGTAATTGGTGCCACCAAGAAGGGGACTATGTTTGTTATTCCATTAACAGATAACGAATCTTTTGGAGATAACTCACATATTCATTTTTTAAGTCCGGAAGAAAAACAAGCAAAACTAGAAGGAATAGATATAACAACCGAAGATATTTCAGGATTAGAATTGGATTTCGATTTAGATGTAACCCAAGATGCAGAAATTGAAATTGTAATGGACAAAGAAAGCGGAAGTACCATTAGAGGTCGTGGAGAAGGTGGTTTGCTAGTAGAAATTAATACCAACGGTAAATTTAATATGTATGGCGATTTTTCCGTCTTTGAAGGAACCTATAAATTTAGATATGGAGGAATCATTCAAAAAGATTTTACCGTAGTTCCTGGTGGTACGCTTGCTTGGGATGGTTCTCCTCTAAAAGCAAGAATAGATATTGACGCAGTGTATAAAACACAAGCTAATCCTTCCCCTTTATTAGACTCTCCAATTAATAGACGTATTCCTGTTAATTTAAATATTTCATTAACGGGTGAATTAGAAAAACCAGAACCAGATTATAATTTTGAATTTCCTAATTTAAGTTCTACGGTAAGATCGGAGTTAGATTATAGATTAGAATCTAAAGACGATAGAAGTAATCAAGCAATCTATTTATTAGCTACAGGTTCTTTCTCTAGTAGTTTGAGTGAGCTTAATGTTAATGGTACTATTGAAGAAAGAATAAACGGAATTATAAACGGTTTACTTTCTGATGGCGATAATAAACTGCAAGTAGGATTAAATGTCGAATTGGGTGAAAACACACCAGATTATCAGTCAGACGATAGGCTAGGAGTAACACTACAAACTAATATTAGCGATCGTGTTCGTATAAATGGTAAAGTTGGTGTGCCAATTGGTGGTATTAGTCAAACTGCAGTAGCAGGAGACGTACAAATAGATTTTCTTTTAAACGAAGAAGGTACCTTTACGGCAAATGTTTTTAATAGAGAAAATAGTATTCGAAACTTTGGTGAAGAAATAGGATACACACAAGGTCTTGGTATTGCATATAATGTAGATTTTGATACTTTTAAAGAACTTATTCAAATTATCTTCAAAGGAAAAAAGAAAATTGCCAAAGAATTAGAGGAAAAAGAGGTCAAAGAAAAAGAAGCAAATGCATTACCAGATTATGTTGGTTTCAAAAGGAAAAAGGACACTCTAAATTAA
- the pfkA gene encoding 6-phosphofructokinase — MAKTIKKIGVMTSGGDSPGMNAAIRSVVRACAYHNIECFGIYRGYEGMIEGDFIKMNARSVKGIINKGGTILKSARSKEFRTKEGRAKAHQQLEKAGIDAFVVIGGDGSFTGAMIFNQEYNFPVMGIPGTIDNDIFGTTHTLGYDTALNTVVEVIDKIRDTASSHNRLFFVEVMGRDVGHIALNVGVGAGAEEILIPEEDLGLDRLLESLRRSKKSGKSSSIVVVAEGDKIGKSVFELKDYVEENMTEYEVRVSVLGHMQRGGAPSCFDRVLASRMGVKAVESLLDGHSNYMVGLKNDIIDVTPFDQAVKGKSKINMELLRVSDIMSI; from the coding sequence ATGGCAAAAACCATAAAAAAAATTGGTGTTATGACTTCTGGAGGAGATTCTCCAGGAATGAATGCTGCAATTCGATCTGTAGTTAGAGCATGTGCATATCATAATATAGAATGCTTTGGTATTTATAGAGGATATGAAGGTATGATAGAAGGTGATTTTATTAAAATGAATGCACGTAGTGTAAAAGGCATTATTAATAAAGGAGGTACTATTTTAAAATCTGCACGATCTAAAGAGTTTAGAACCAAAGAAGGTAGAGCAAAAGCACATCAGCAATTAGAAAAAGCTGGTATTGATGCGTTTGTTGTCATTGGTGGAGATGGTAGTTTTACTGGAGCAATGATCTTTAATCAAGAATATAATTTCCCAGTTATGGGGATTCCAGGAACGATCGATAATGATATTTTTGGTACAACACATACTTTAGGTTACGATACTGCACTTAATACCGTTGTAGAAGTAATCGATAAAATTAGAGATACTGCTAGTTCGCATAACCGTTTATTCTTTGTCGAAGTAATGGGTCGCGATGTTGGTCATATTGCTTTAAACGTAGGTGTTGGCGCTGGAGCGGAAGAAATTTTAATTCCGGAAGAAGACTTAGGCTTAGATAGACTTTTAGAGTCTTTAAGACGAAGTAAAAAATCTGGAAAATCTTCCAGTATCGTTGTGGTTGCTGAAGGTGATAAAATAGGAAAGAGTGTTTTCGAACTTAAAGATTACGTTGAAGAAAACATGACAGAATATGAAGTTCGAGTTTCCGTTTTAGGCCACATGCAACGTGGAGGAGCACCTTCTTGTTTCGATAGAGTTTTAGCAAGTAGAATGGGAGTAAAAGCTGTAGAAAGTTTATTAGACGGACATAGTAATTATATGGTTGGACTTAAAAACGATATAATAGATGTAACGCCATTTGATCAAGCAGTAAAAGGAAAATCAAAAATTAATATGGAACTCCTTAGAGTTTCCGACATCATGTCAATATAA